The genomic stretch ACAGGAAGACTTCTTTTTTGTACTTCATAACATTTTGGCTGAAACGGAAGAAGTTTCTGAACTTCAACCAGTACCTGATGCTCACGTCCCTGTTATGAAATTCAAGCTTGATGGAATATCAATTGATCTTCTGTACGCAAGTATTTCACTGTTGGTTGTTCCAGATGTGAGTGTTTTAAGTTTTATGCATCAAAATAGTTacaaatttctcatttgtgcatGCTTTTAATACTACAGGAATTCTAAAAATAGGCCTTTTGCTTCCTAATGTAAAAAACCAGGCTTATTACATCAGTCAGACAAGTGTGATTCTGCTtggaaagtttttttttaatgtcaTTCTTATGTGGGTGACTGTGCTATTGTTCCAGAAgtgtttagtttatttttaatgtCATTCTAGTTACATACTTGCTACCACAAGATGAATTTCATTCTGATTAGTTTAATATGAATGTATGCAGGATTTGGACATCTCAAATATCTCTGTGTTGCATGACATAGACGAACCAACTGTTCGTAGTCTTAATGGATGCCGAGTAGCTGATCAAATCCTCAGAGTTGttccaaatgttgaggtacctATACTAATAAACATGGATGTGGTCTACCAATCGCCTTATTCTCATATCTTATTATCATGCAATCTCAGAACTTCCGGATTACTCTGCGATGCCTAAAGTTCTGGGCTAAGAGACGTGGTGTTTATTCAAATGTAAGTTGTGTTTTCTTTAGAATACCTAATGTAGCACAGTTGCCATGAAATAGTTGGTATCTGTTAATGCCTGCAATGTATCCCTTTCCTTTCATTTCAGGTGATGGGATTTCTTGGTGGTGTGAACTGGGCTATTCTTGTTGCTCGATTATGCCAGTTTTATCCAAAAGCCAATCCTAGCATGCTAGTTTCTCGGTTCTTCAGGGTGTATACAATGTGGCGCTGGCCAAATCCTGTGATGCTTTGTGAAATTGAGGATAATGAACTTGGATATTCTGTATGGGATCCTCGTAAGAATCCTTGGGATCGAACTCATCTCATGCCAATCATAACCCCTTCCTACCCATGCATGAATTCCAGTTACAATGTTTCATCCAGTACTCGTCGGGTTATGGCAGAACAGTTCCAGTTTGCTAAAAAGATCTGTGAGGTAGGATACTCTTGTACCTTTTTTATGCCGTCGTTTTGCAGTTTAATATTGGTCTCTTACAACTGCCGCCCTGTAATCATATGTCTTTGATTTGCATCCACAGGATATTGAGCTGAATAAGTTGCGATGGAATGCTTTATTCGAACCATATTTATTCTTCGAGAGCTATAAAAATTATCTACAGGTCGACATCATTGCTTCTGATCTTGATGACTTGCGATCTTGGAGAGGTTGGGTTGAATCCCGTCTGAGACAGCTAACTTTGATGGTAATGTTTCTCTTGTTTTGATTTCCTAGAAATTTCATTATTGTGgttatttttatgtattttacaAGAACCCTGGGGCTGTTTCGTAAGTTTCATCGAGGTTTTTCTTCTCCTATTTGTGGTTTCCAATGGACATGTGCAGATAGAGCGCGATACAACTGGGAAGTTACAATGTCATCCTTACCCACATGATTATGTTGATTCCTCAAAGCAGTGTGCACATTGTGTCTTTTTCATGGGTTTACAAAGGAAGCAAGGAGAGGCTATTAAAGAAGGCCAGCAGTTTGATATCCGTCAGACTGTTGATGAATTTAGACATCAAATAAACTCATACATGTACTGGAAGCCTGGGATGGATATATATGTTTCTCATGTTCGTAGAAAGCAAATTCCCTCTTATG from Salvia splendens isolate huo1 chromosome 4, SspV2, whole genome shotgun sequence encodes the following:
- the LOC121797805 gene encoding nuclear poly(A) polymerase 4-like isoform X4; translated protein: MVESDCLKSPPPAEKMQPPKQWVVAKPLSLAGPIDADIQRSRELEKFLVESGLYESAEESAKREVVLARLKQIVKDWVKGLTRLRGYTDQMVEDANAVIFTFGSYRLGVHGPGADIDTLCIGPSYVNREEDFFFVLHNILAETEEVSELQPVPDAHVPVMKFKLDGISIDLLYASISLLVVPDDLDISNISVLHDIDEPTVRSLNGCRVADQILRVVPNVENFRITLRCLKFWAKRRGVYSNVMGFLGGVNWAILVARLCQFYPKANPSMLVSRFFRVYTMWRWPNPVMLCEIEDNELGYSVWDPRKNPWDRTHLMPIITPSYPCMNSSYNVSSSTRRVMAEQFQFAKKICEDIELNKLRWNALFEPYLFFESYKNYLQVDIIASDLDDLRSWRGWVESRLRQLTLMIERDTTGKLQCHPYPHDYVDSSKQCAHCVFFMGLQRKQGEAIKEGQQFDIRQTVDEFRHQINSYMYWKPGMDIYVSHVRRKQIPSYVFPEGYKRIRHTRSISQQQVDKNSSEGNEGCRTDSAERIPKRKRSCDGSELEGSPEKRPSISPQRQVSASPEYICSGDSLRGSCTPVLETTKGSPSVIVESMPNNEMAKVVPVVMEDVQTRCNGNVLQFDDCNKEMSSIPMQMQSSQGMRCTEFSDVTSISSSGTAQYMSNSTDTEIDNEGSLLIRSSEPDGPLAMVLKSGDGVGSEPVEKNVMRLSLTSTA
- the LOC121797805 gene encoding nuclear poly(A) polymerase 4-like isoform X3, translating into MVESDCLKSPPPAEKMQPPKQWVVAKPLSLAGPIDADIQRSRELEKFLVESGLYESAEESAKREVVLARLKQIVKDWVKGLTRLRGYTDQMVEDANAVIFTFGSYRLGVHGPGADIDTLCIGPSYVNREEDFFFVLHNILAETEEVSELQPVPDAHVPVMKFKLDGISIDLLYASISLLVVPDDLDISNISVLHDIDEPTVRSLNGCRVADQILRVVPNVENFRITLRCLKFWAKRRGVYSNVMGFLGGVNWAILVARLCQFYPKANPSMLVSRFFRVYTMWRWPNPVMLCEIEDNELGYSVWDPRKNPWDRTHLMPIITPSYPCMNSSYNVSSSTRRVMAEQFQFAKKICEDIELNKLRWNALFEPYLFFESYKNYLQVDIIASDLDDLRSWRGWVESRLRQLTLMIERDTTGKLQCHPYPHDYVDSSKQCAHCVFFMGLQRKQGEAIKEGQQFDIRQTVDEFRHQINSYMYWKPGMDIYVSHVRRKQIPSYVFPEGYKRIRHTRSISQQQVDKNSSEGNEGCRTDSAERIPKRKRSCDGSELEGSPEKRPSISPQRQVSASPEYICSGDSLRGSCTPVLETTKGSPSVIVESMPNNEMAKVVPVVMEDVQTRCNGNVLQFDDCNKEMSSIPMQMQSSQGMRCTEFSDVTSISSSGTAQYMSNSTDTEIDNEGSLLIRSSEPDGPLAMVLKSGDGVGSEPVEKNVMSNRLSLTSTA